Part of the Sulfitobacter donghicola DSW-25 = KCTC 12864 = JCM 14565 genome, TTGAATTGACATGAGCGTCCAGACAGTCAGCGTTATTATCGTCAGCCGCGAGCGGCCTGAAGCTTTGCGCCGCTGTCTGGCCGCTGTTGCGCAGTTGCAATACCCGCAGTTTGAAGTTGTCGTGGTTGCCTGCCCTGCAGGGATCGCGGTGACAGAGCAATGCAGCGCATTGTCCGAGATTAAATGCATCGCCTTTGACGAGGCGAACATTTCCAAGGCCCGAAACATCGGGATTGAACATGCCGCTGGTGAAATCATCGCGTTCATTGACGATGACGCAGTGCCAGAGCCAACATGGCTGCGCCATCTGGTAGCGCCCGCCCAACAGGGTGAGGTTGCTGCCATGGGCGGTTTTGTCAGGGGCCGCAACGGGATTACCTTTCAAAACAAAGCGCGGACATTGGATGCGCATGGCCTGCCGCAAAACGTCGAGATTGATGCGTTGCAAGCCACGGTTTTGCACCCGCCCAAGGGCCGCGCGATCAAGACGGAAGGCACGAATATGGCTTTTCGGCGGGATGTTCTGATCGACATCGGCGGGTTTGACCCTGCCTTTCGCTTTTTCTTGGATGAGACAGATGTGAATATGCGGCTTGCCCGCGCTGGGCATGCGACCGCGCTGGTGCCTTTGGCGCAGGTTCATCACGGTTTCGCCGAAAGCGCGACGCGCAGAAAAGACCGCGTTCCGCGTGATTTGTATGAAATCGGTGCCAGTTGGGGCGTCTTTCAGCGCAAACATATCCCAAAGGATGAAAGAGCGGATCACTGGCGGCTTCAATATCGATCTGAACGCCACCGGCTGTTGACCCATATGGTTGCCGGACGGTTAGAGCCACGGGATGTTCGCCGCCTGATGAAGCGATTGTCTAAAGGGTATAAAGAAGGCCAAGAGCGCAGCTTTGGCGGGGCGGCGATGGCCAAGCACGCGGTATTGCCGTTTCGGCCTGTAAAAAACGCGGCAAGGGCTGCACGGTTTTCGGCGGTTCGGGGTTTGCGGGGAAAGACCCTTCTGAAGGAGGCCGCGACACGGGTTGCGGCGGGAAACATTGAAACAGTGCTGATTTTGTCGCGAACGGCGTTGTTTCACAAAACGTTTTTTAATGAAGACGGTGTTTGGGTTCAGCGCGGGGGGATTTTCGGGCGTTCGGATCGGGCTGCGCCTCTCTTTCGGCTGACCAGCTTTCAACGCAAATTAGTCAAAGAGAAAGAGCGGGTTGCTCTTGTTCGGGGCTTGTTTGATGCATAATAACTCATCAGAGTTTATTTTCCCCATAAATTAAGGGCTTTTGCCATATTTGCGCCTTTCTTGCACGGCAATTGGGATTTACATTAAAAACGTGACGTTTTGCGGGTTATGCTCTTTGGAAAGCAGCCAATGACCGAGTTTGGCGGCGCAATAAACACTAAAAGAGGTCTATAATTAAATGGCTAACAAGGTCACGACAGCAGTATTTCCAGTGGCAGGCATGGGCACGCGGTTTTTGCCAGCGACAAAATCCGTACCAAAAGAGATCATGACTTTGGTTGATCGCCCGTTGATTCAATATGCAATCGACGAAGCGCGCGCGGCGGGGATCACAGAATTCATTTTTGTGACCTCAAGAGGCAAAGGTGCGCTGGAAGATTACTTCGATCTTGCCCCCAATCTGGAAGAAGAGCTGCGCCGCAAAGGTAAAGACGATCTTTTGAATATTCTTGAGCAAACGAATATGGACAGCGGTGCAATTGCCTATGTGCGCCAGCACAAAGCGCTTGGGCTGGGGCATGCTGTTTGGTGCGCGCGCCGTTTGATCGGGGATCAGCCCTTTGCGGTTATTCTGCCGGACGATGTGATCTCGGCTGACAAGCCATGCTTGCAGCAGATGGTTGAAGCCTATGAAGAAACAGGCGGTAACATGGTTGCTGCGATGGAAGTGGCGCCAGAAAAAACGTCTTCGTACGGTGTTCTGGATGTGACATCGCAGGAAGGAAACCTGTTGGATGTCAAAGGGATGGTCGAAAAGCCAAAGCCCGAAGATTCCCCGTCTAACCTTGCTGTGATTGGGCGCTATATCCTGTCACCTACGGTTTTGAAGAATCTGGATGCAATGAAGCAGGGTGCGGGTGGTGAAATCCAGCTCACGGATGCGATTGCTGCGGATCTAGAGAAAGACCGCAAGGTTTATGGCTACCGTTTTGAGGGGCAGCGTTTTGATTGCGGTTCAAAATCGGGTTTCTTGCAGGCCACGGTAGCGTATGGTTTGCAGCGTCCTGAATTGCGCGATGATCTTGCGGCCTACATCAAAGATATCGCGCCAAGCTTGAACTGATTTTAGGGTAGGAGGGTATGGAGCACGAAAACCTATCCCCTCCTGCGCGGCTATTGGATGTTACCCGCCTGCTAAGGCGCGCTGGCCGCGTGATGACGGGTGTGGACCGTGTTGAATTTGCCTATCTGGAAGCCCTGCTAGCGGATGCTGTTCCTGTTTGGGGGCTGGCCCGCACGCCGTTGGGTTATGTTCTATTGGATGAGGTCGGATTGTCGCGATTTCGGGATTGCCTGTCTGGTACTCTGCCGTACCCCACGCCGGATTTTCTATCGCGACTGATGCGCGGTGCGACTCCGATCGCACGTAGTGCTGTAACAGAGCTGCGCAAATTGTCGGTTGCCCGCTGCCTGCCTCATCAATTGCCCCGCATGTTGCAAAGCCGACTGCCTGCTGGGACTGCTTATTTGAACACGGGCCATAGCAATCTGACAAAACGGGTTTTGGGCGCTGTAGCGACGATCAAGAACGCCAAAACATCTGTTTTTATTCATGATGTTATCCCTCTTGAATATCCGCAATACCAGCGCGCAGGTTCTGTTGAGGTGTTTGAGGCAATGCTGCGGCGCGTCCATCGCTATGCGGATTTGCTGATTTATAATTCTGAAGATACCAAGAATAGAACCGAAGCGGTTTTTGCGTCATGGGGCGCTGTGCCGAATGCTATTGTTGCGCATTTGGGAACAATAAAGCCGGTGCCCATTGTTGCCGAAGTGCCCGCAGACCTACAGATCGAGGCCCCCTATTTCATCACGGTGGGCACCATCGAGCCGCGGAAAAACCACCAGCTTTTGCTGGATGTCTGGGATCGTCTGGGGCCAGATGCTCCGATGTTGTTGATTTGCGGTGGGCGCGGTTGGAATAACGAAAATGTGTTTGCCAGACTTGATGCGCTTGGCCCTGGTTCTAGGGTACAGGAGGTGTCAGGCCTTAGTGATGGGGCGCTTTTGTCGTTGATTGAGGGGGCGCATGCTTTGCTATTTCCAAGCCATGCCGAAGGTTTCGGATTGCCAGCGGTTGAGGCATTGCAATTGGGGACGCCCGTTTTGTGCAGCAATAAGGCGACATTTCGGGAAATCCTTGCAACTAGGGCTGTTTACCTAGATGATTCAGACGATCAGATGTGGGAAGATAACATAGTTAACTGGTCCCAACAGCCACGGGGCGCGTTACGGGTAGATGATTTTGATGCGCCGTCTTGGAAGCAACATTTCAAGATCGCATTAAGTTTTACCTGATAGGCGTCGATGATAGCTGACGGATCATGAAGATGAGGGCAGTGTTTGGGTGCGATCCAATCATATCGCTTGCGGCTCCAACGAAAGCGTTGGCGCATAAGGGCATTTAGAAAGCGGCGGGAATTGAAAACCGTTGTGGACCGGACCGATCAAATTCGGCCCGACGATATTCTATTGTTCTGTACCCAGCGTAACGAGAAAGTTCGCCTGTCCTATTTTCTGGATTACTATCGCAAGCAGGGCGTGAACCATTTCTTTTTCGTGGACAATGATAGCGACGATGGCGCGCTGGATTATTTGCGCAACCAGCCCGATGTGTCGTTGTGGTCTACGCGCGCCAGCTATCGCAGATCGCGGTTTGGGGTGGATTGGCTGAACTGGCTTCAGCGCAAATATGCGCATGGCCACTGGACGCTTACCGTCGATCCGGATGAATTTCTGGTCTATCCGTTCTGCGATACCCGTCCGCTGCGCGCGTTGACGGATTGGCTGGATGCGTCTTCGATCAAATCGTTTTCGGCGATGTTGCTGGATATGTATCCAAAGGGGCGTTTGGATGAACAGCCCTACCGTTCCGGCCAGAACCCGATGGAAATTGCATCGTGGTTTGACAGCGGCAATTATACGATGGCGCGCAATCACGCTTTTACCAATCTGTGGATACAGGGCGGCCCACGGGCGCGGGTCTTTTTTGCGGATCAGCCAGCAAAGGCGCCTGCGTTGAACAAGGTGCCTTTGGTTAAGTGGGACAAGAAATACGTCTATGTCAGCTCGACCCATATGCTGCTGCCGCGCGGATTGAATCAGGTTTACGATGAATGGGGTGGCGAAAAGGCCAGTGGCGTTCTGCTGCATGCCAAATTCATTGATACATTCGGCGCAAAAGCAGCAGAAGAGCTGGAGCGCGCGCAGCATTATGCGGGGTCGGTTGAATACAAAGCCTATGCCGATCGGGTAAAGGATAACCCCCAGCTGTGGTGTAAGTGGAGCGAGAAATACATCAACTGGCGCCAGCTAGAGATTTTGGGCCTGATGTCCAAAGGGAACTGGGCATGACCGCATCGCTGGGCATATCCATGCTGGTTCACACAGCGCTGGGGCGGGCCGAGCAGGTTGCGCGGCACTGGGCCTCGGCTGATGTGCCAGTGGTGATCCATGTTGATCGCAAAGTGCCCAATGCGACGTATGATAAATTTGTTGCCGCGCTGGCGGATGTTCCCAATGTGTTATTCTCAAAACGCTTCCGCTGCGAATGGGGGACATGGGGAATTGTCGCCGCGTCGCAGGCTGCTTCCGAGTTGATGCTGGCCAGTTTTCCGGATGTGCGGCATGTCTATCTTGCGTCGGGGTCGTGCCTGCCTTTGCGCCCTGTGCATGAATTGATTGACTATCTTGCCGAACGCCCGCGCACGGATTTCATCGAAAGCGCGACAACCGCCGATGTTCCATGGACTGTGGGTGGTCTGGACGAAGAACGTTTCACGATGCGCTTTCCGTTTTCATGGAAGCGTCACCGCTATCTGTTCGATAAGGCGGTGAACATTCAGCGGTCGCTAAACCTAAAACGGAAGATGCCGCATGGGTTGGTTCCGCATATGGGATCACAGTGGTGGTGCCTGACGCGCCAGACGCTGTCGGCGATTTTGCAAGATCCCGAAAGGCCGAAATACGACAAGTATTTTCGCCATGTCTGGATTCCGGATGAAAGCTATTTCCAGACTCTGTCGCGGCTGTATTCCACAAATGTGGAAAGCCGGTCTTTGACGCTGTCTAAATTCGACTTTCAGGGAAAGCCGCATATTTTCTATGATGATCACCTGCAGCTGCTACGGCGATCTGATTGTTTCGTTGCGCGCAAGATTTGGCCCTATGCAGACCGCCTGTATGAGGCGTTTTTGACGGACGCTGCTGGCGCGATGAAAAAGACCGAGCCAAATCCAGGCAAGATTGACAGGATTTTTGCAAAAGCGGTTGAGCGGCGAACGCGCGGTCGTTCTGGCCTGTATATGCAAAGCCGCTTCCCGAATGAAGATTGGGAAAACGGCGTCACGGCTGCTGAATACTCGATGTTCCAAGGGTTTTCAGAGCTGTTTGAGAATTTTGAGCCTTGGTTGAATAACGCGACGGGTGCGCGTGTGCACGGGCATCTATTCGCTCCTGAACGCGCGGAGTTCGCGGAGGGGCAAACAACCCTGAATGGCGCGCTGAGCGATAATCCGATTCAGCGGGATTATAACCCCGAGACCTTTTTGACCAATCTGATCTGGAACACGCGGGGCGAGCGGCAGTGCTTTCAATTCGGGCCGCTGGACAATCAGGATATCAACTGGCGCATCGCAAAAGATCCGAATGCGCAGATTTCGGTGATTACGGGTGCTTGGGCTGTGCCGTTGTTCCGCTCAAACATGGATTTTGTAGATATCAGGCGCATTGCGGCGACGCTTCAAAAGGTTGAAAGCGAACATATGGATGTGCTGCGATCGCCCTATACCAAGGCGCGTGTGCGCATTTGGACCATGGCTGAGTTTATCGAGGCCCCGATGGAGCCGTTGCAGGGTATTTTGGACGAGATCGGACAGGCGCGGATCAGGCGTTTGTCGGAAGCGCCCAAGATGGTTGATTTACACGGCTTTGGCCAATTCCTGCAGAATTTGAAAAATCAGGGCATGCACCCCTACCTTATGGGCGATTTCCCTGTTGAACGCGGCCCGACTTCGAACCCCGAAGTGCCGCGGAAACCTTATTTGGTGAAATAGAATGACAACGCGCTTTACCAGCTTTGTAGTGTTTGCAGAAATGCGCACAGGGTCCAATTTTCTAGAGGCGAACCTGAACGCGTTTGATGGCATCGCGTGCCACGGTGAGGCGTTTAACCCCCACTTTATCGGCTATCCGAATACGACCCAGATTCTGGGCGTGGATCAGGCCGCCCGTGATATGGAGCCAGCGGCGCTGCTGCGGGCGATCAAGCATGAGCAGGGTGTGATGGGGGGCTTTCGCTATTTCCATGATCACGACCCGCGGGTTCTGGACCTTGTTCTGGATGATCCGAATTGCGCCAAGATTATCCTCACCCGTAATCCGGTAGAAAGCTATGTAAGCTGGAAAATCGCGCAGGCGACTGGCCAGTGGAAGCTGACAGATATGAAGGCCCGCAAGGCGGCTAAGGCCGATTTTGTGCCAGCAGAATTTGAAGCGCATTTAGAGGCGTTGCAGAATTTCCAATTGCTATTGATGAATAGGCTACAAACCAGCGGCCAAACTGCGTTTTATGTGGCCTATGAAGATTTGCAGAGCGTTGAGGTGATGAACGGCATCGCTGCTTATCTGGGCGTGGCTGATCGGCTTGAAGGGCTGGATAAGAACCTCAAGAAACAAAACCCCAGCCCCCTTTCCGAAAAGGTGAGCAACTATGCGTTGCTAGAGCAAACGCTAAGCCGCCTAGATCGGTTTGACCTAACCAGAACGCCCAACTTTGAGCCGCGGCGCGGCCCGAATGTGCCAGGTTATGTGGCAGGGGTGCGGGCGCCGTTGATTTTCATGCCCGCTGCTGGTGGCCCTGACCAAGAGGTCCGTCGTTGGTTGGCAGCGTTGGACGGGCAAAAGCAAAATGCGCTGGGTAAAAAGATGACCCAGAAAGAGCTGCGCCAATGGAAGAGACAGAACGTCGGCCACCGCAGCTTTACCGTGTTACGCCACCCATTGGCGCGCGCGCATGAGGTGTTCTGCCACCGGATTATGAATGCGGGGCAAGGGAGCTATTTGCAGCTGCGCCGGACGTTGGTGCGCCGCTATAAACTGCCCCTTCCCGAAGAAGGCCAAGAGAATGACATTGATCTTGCGTCTCATCGCGCGTGCTTCATTGCGTTTCTCACGTTCCTAAAGGGAAACCTTGCCGGACAAACCGCGATCCGCGTGGATCCTGAGTGGGCCACGCAGGCGCAAGTTGTTCAGGGATTCGGTGAGTTCACTTTGCCCGACCTCATTCTGCGCGAAGAGGGGTTGGCGGCGCATCTCGATTCCCTTGCAAAGGAAGTTGGGTATACGGAGGCGCCACGGGTCGCACCGGCCTC contains:
- a CDS encoding glycosyltransferase family 2 protein, whose translation is MSVQTVSVIIVSRERPEALRRCLAAVAQLQYPQFEVVVVACPAGIAVTEQCSALSEIKCIAFDEANISKARNIGIEHAAGEIIAFIDDDAVPEPTWLRHLVAPAQQGEVAAMGGFVRGRNGITFQNKARTLDAHGLPQNVEIDALQATVLHPPKGRAIKTEGTNMAFRRDVLIDIGGFDPAFRFFLDETDVNMRLARAGHATALVPLAQVHHGFAESATRRKDRVPRDLYEIGASWGVFQRKHIPKDERADHWRLQYRSERHRLLTHMVAGRLEPRDVRRLMKRLSKGYKEGQERSFGGAAMAKHAVLPFRPVKNAARAARFSAVRGLRGKTLLKEAATRVAAGNIETVLILSRTALFHKTFFNEDGVWVQRGGIFGRSDRAAPLFRLTSFQRKLVKEKERVALVRGLFDA
- the galU gene encoding UTP--glucose-1-phosphate uridylyltransferase GalU, whose protein sequence is MANKVTTAVFPVAGMGTRFLPATKSVPKEIMTLVDRPLIQYAIDEARAAGITEFIFVTSRGKGALEDYFDLAPNLEEELRRKGKDDLLNILEQTNMDSGAIAYVRQHKALGLGHAVWCARRLIGDQPFAVILPDDVISADKPCLQQMVEAYEETGGNMVAAMEVAPEKTSSYGVLDVTSQEGNLLDVKGMVEKPKPEDSPSNLAVIGRYILSPTVLKNLDAMKQGAGGEIQLTDAIAADLEKDRKVYGYRFEGQRFDCGSKSGFLQATVAYGLQRPELRDDLAAYIKDIAPSLN
- a CDS encoding glycosyltransferase family 4 protein, whose translation is MEHENLSPPARLLDVTRLLRRAGRVMTGVDRVEFAYLEALLADAVPVWGLARTPLGYVLLDEVGLSRFRDCLSGTLPYPTPDFLSRLMRGATPIARSAVTELRKLSVARCLPHQLPRMLQSRLPAGTAYLNTGHSNLTKRVLGAVATIKNAKTSVFIHDVIPLEYPQYQRAGSVEVFEAMLRRVHRYADLLIYNSEDTKNRTEAVFASWGAVPNAIVAHLGTIKPVPIVAEVPADLQIEAPYFITVGTIEPRKNHQLLLDVWDRLGPDAPMLLICGGRGWNNENVFARLDALGPGSRVQEVSGLSDGALLSLIEGAHALLFPSHAEGFGLPAVEALQLGTPVLCSNKATFREILATRAVYLDDSDDQMWEDNIVNWSQQPRGALRVDDFDAPSWKQHFKIALSFT
- a CDS encoding glycosyltransferase family 2 protein; translation: MGAIQSYRLRLQRKRWRIRAFRKRRELKTVVDRTDQIRPDDILLFCTQRNEKVRLSYFLDYYRKQGVNHFFFVDNDSDDGALDYLRNQPDVSLWSTRASYRRSRFGVDWLNWLQRKYAHGHWTLTVDPDEFLVYPFCDTRPLRALTDWLDASSIKSFSAMLLDMYPKGRLDEQPYRSGQNPMEIASWFDSGNYTMARNHAFTNLWIQGGPRARVFFADQPAKAPALNKVPLVKWDKKYVYVSSTHMLLPRGLNQVYDEWGGEKASGVLLHAKFIDTFGAKAAEELERAQHYAGSVEYKAYADRVKDNPQLWCKWSEKYINWRQLEILGLMSKGNWA
- a CDS encoding beta-1,6-N-acetylglucosaminyltransferase, with the translated sequence MTASLGISMLVHTALGRAEQVARHWASADVPVVIHVDRKVPNATYDKFVAALADVPNVLFSKRFRCEWGTWGIVAASQAASELMLASFPDVRHVYLASGSCLPLRPVHELIDYLAERPRTDFIESATTADVPWTVGGLDEERFTMRFPFSWKRHRYLFDKAVNIQRSLNLKRKMPHGLVPHMGSQWWCLTRQTLSAILQDPERPKYDKYFRHVWIPDESYFQTLSRLYSTNVESRSLTLSKFDFQGKPHIFYDDHLQLLRRSDCFVARKIWPYADRLYEAFLTDAAGAMKKTEPNPGKIDRIFAKAVERRTRGRSGLYMQSRFPNEDWENGVTAAEYSMFQGFSELFENFEPWLNNATGARVHGHLFAPERAEFAEGQTTLNGALSDNPIQRDYNPETFLTNLIWNTRGERQCFQFGPLDNQDINWRIAKDPNAQISVITGAWAVPLFRSNMDFVDIRRIAATLQKVESEHMDVLRSPYTKARVRIWTMAEFIEAPMEPLQGILDEIGQARIRRLSEAPKMVDLHGFGQFLQNLKNQGMHPYLMGDFPVERGPTSNPEVPRKPYLVK
- a CDS encoding sulfotransferase family 2 domain-containing protein → MTTRFTSFVVFAEMRTGSNFLEANLNAFDGIACHGEAFNPHFIGYPNTTQILGVDQAARDMEPAALLRAIKHEQGVMGGFRYFHDHDPRVLDLVLDDPNCAKIILTRNPVESYVSWKIAQATGQWKLTDMKARKAAKADFVPAEFEAHLEALQNFQLLLMNRLQTSGQTAFYVAYEDLQSVEVMNGIAAYLGVADRLEGLDKNLKKQNPSPLSEKVSNYALLEQTLSRLDRFDLTRTPNFEPRRGPNVPGYVAGVRAPLIFMPAAGGPDQEVRRWLAALDGQKQNALGKKMTQKELRQWKRQNVGHRSFTVLRHPLARAHEVFCHRIMNAGQGSYLQLRRTLVRRYKLPLPEEGQENDIDLASHRACFIAFLTFLKGNLAGQTAIRVDPEWATQAQVVQGFGEFTLPDLILREEGLAAHLDSLAKEVGYTEAPRVAPASHRGNFTLEDFYDAEIESLCADVYQRDYMMFGYGPWRA